The window ACGTGGCTGATCCGCGCCGCCTCGGCCGCGGCCGACGGCGACCGGCCCGCCACCCCGACCACGACGGTGACCGCGACCAGCGGTGGCCAGCGATTCACCGGCTGGGTCCGATGAGCCGGTCGAGCCAGACGAACCCCCCGACCGACAGGAGCCGTCCCATGCCCACCTTCGACACTCCCGGCCCGATCACCGCCGAGATCGACATCCTCGCCGGCGAGTTGCGGGTGGTGGCGAGCGACCGGTCGGACACGGTCGTCCACGTGCGTCCGGCCGAGGAGGACCAGGAGCGGGACCGGCGGGCCGCCGAGCAGACCCGCGTCGAGTTCCTCTCCGGCACCCTGACCGTACGCGGTCCACGGCACCCCACGTTCGGTGTCTTCGGCAAGGTCGGCGTCCTCGATGTGCTCGTCGAGCTGCCGATCGGTTCGGAGGTCGAGGCCAGGCTCGGTGCGGGCGGCATCCGATGCTCCGGCGAACTGGGCGACTGCCGACTGCGCAGCGGTGCCGGCGACGTGCAGGCCGACCACGTCGGCAACGCCGTACTGAACACCGGTTACGGTCTGATCGCGGTGGAGAGCGTGGACGGCGACGCCAAGCTGACGACCGGTTCCGGCAAGCTCCGGCTCCGGTCGGTGAGCGGTCCGGCGGTGCTGAAGAACGGCAACGGCGAGAGCTGGGTCGGGCACGCCGGCGGCGAGCTGCGGATTCACTCGGCCAACGGCGACATCGTCACCGACCACGCGGCCGCCTCGCTGACCGCGAACACCGCGAACGGCGAGATTCGTGTCCGTGAGCTGGTCCGTGGCACGGCGACGCTGCGTACCGCGGCCGGCGGCATCGAGATCGGCATCCGGTCGGGCACCGCCGCCCGCCTCGATGTGCACACCCACTACGGCCGGGTCCGTAACGAGATGACCAGTACCGACGGCCCGGCCACGACCGACGAGCAGGCCGAGGTGCGAGCCCGCACCGCATTCGGCGACATCGTGATCCGCCGGGCCTGATCCGCCCTCCTCCACCCCCGGCCGTGCCCGCGAGGCACGGCCGGCGATGAATCCCACCCATCACCCCGGCCGACTCCCATGAGGCACGGCCGGCGATGAGTCCTGCCCATCACCCCGGCGGTGGCCCGTGCGGCACCGGCGGCGATGGATCCTGCCCGGAAACCGCCTGGAGGCGTAGATGTCCACGACCGTCACCACCCGGCCCGCCGTCTCGGTGGCCGGCCTGCGCAAGACCTTCGGCACCACGACCGTCCTCGACGGCATCGACCTGTCCGTCACCGAGGGCACCGTGTTCGCGTTGCTCGGCCCGAACGGCGCGGGCAAGACCACCATGGTCCGGATCCTCGCGACGCTACTGGAGGCGGACGGCGGTTCGGTCCGGGTGGCCGGACACGATCTGGTCCGCGAGGCGGACGCGGTGCGCGCCGCGATCGGCCTCACCGGGCAGTTCGCCGCGGTCGACAAACTTCTGACGGTACGGGAGAACCTGCGCCTGATGGCCGACCTGAACCGGTTGGGCCGCACCGAGGGTAGGCGGAGGATCGGCCGCCTGATCGAGCGGTTCGACCTCGCCGAGTCGGCGGCCAATCCGGTGTCGCTGCTCTCCGGCGGCCAGCAGCGCCGGGTCGACCTGGCGATGACCCTGGTCGGCGACCCGCGGCTGATCTTCCTGGACGAGCCGACCACGGGGCTCGACCCGCGCAGCCGGGTGGAGATGTGGCAGATCGTCCGGGAGCTGGTCGCCGAGGGGGTGACCGTCTTCCTCACCACCCAGTACCTGGAGGAGGCCGATCAGCTCGCCGACCGGATCGCTGTCCTCGACCACGGCCGGATCGTCGCCGAGGGCACACCCGGCGAGCTCAAACGCCGGATCCCGGGCGGCCACCTGCTGCTCCGCTTCGCTGAGCCGGGCTCTCTCCGTACCGCCGCATCGGTTTTGAATGTCAC of the Actinoplanes sichuanensis genome contains:
- a CDS encoding DUF4097 family beta strand repeat-containing protein: MPTFDTPGPITAEIDILAGELRVVASDRSDTVVHVRPAEEDQERDRRAAEQTRVEFLSGTLTVRGPRHPTFGVFGKVGVLDVLVELPIGSEVEARLGAGGIRCSGELGDCRLRSGAGDVQADHVGNAVLNTGYGLIAVESVDGDAKLTTGSGKLRLRSVSGPAVLKNGNGESWVGHAGGELRIHSANGDIVTDHAAASLTANTANGEIRVRELVRGTATLRTAAGGIEIGIRSGTAARLDVHTHYGRVRNEMTSTDGPATTDEQAEVRARTAFGDIVIRRA
- a CDS encoding ATP-binding cassette domain-containing protein — its product is MSTTVTTRPAVSVAGLRKTFGTTTVLDGIDLSVTEGTVFALLGPNGAGKTTMVRILATLLEADGGSVRVAGHDLVREADAVRAAIGLTGQFAAVDKLLTVRENLRLMADLNRLGRTEGRRRIGRLIERFDLAESAANPVSLLSGGQQRRVDLAMTLVGDPRLIFLDEPTTGLDPRSRVEMWQIVRELVAEGVTVFLTTQYLEEADQLADRIAVLDHGRIVAEGTPGELKRRIPGGHLLLRFAEPGSLRTAASVLNVTNRDDSALTLQVPSDGDIASLRAVLATLDGVHVAPDHLTIHTPDLDDVFFAFTGKPAGTFEETR